Proteins from one Arthrobacter sp. DNA4 genomic window:
- the holA gene encoding DNA polymerase III subunit delta, which yields MAAAQKRAPRSQASNTASWRDVTPAQIVLVSGPEEYLGIRAMDRIRSQVRAAAPDVEVSRINATGYEAGTLTMQVSPSLFGESKLIEVEAVEGMNDAFLADALGYLQHPEEDAVVVLRHAGGVRGKKLLDAVRKGGWPVVECQPLKKDADKVQFVTAEFKAAGRRINQDAVQALVNAVGADLSELAAACAQLIADAGSTVTTDTVDKYYGGRVEATAFKVADAAMAGNAPLALSTLRHALATGADPVPLVAALASKLRTVARVAGASGPSAQIAAELGMQPWLVEQAQRDVRRWTPEGLVRSIQATAEADAQVKGLSRDPVYAVEHAVTVIAMSVQGR from the coding sequence ATGGCCGCTGCGCAAAAGCGGGCACCCCGCTCCCAAGCGTCCAACACAGCCTCCTGGCGGGACGTAACCCCGGCCCAGATCGTATTGGTGAGCGGTCCGGAAGAGTACCTGGGAATCAGGGCGATGGACAGGATCCGGTCCCAGGTCAGGGCGGCCGCACCGGACGTGGAGGTGAGCCGCATCAACGCGACCGGCTACGAGGCCGGCACCCTGACCATGCAGGTGAGTCCATCCCTGTTCGGCGAGAGCAAGCTGATCGAGGTGGAGGCTGTGGAAGGGATGAATGACGCCTTCCTTGCCGATGCCCTCGGCTACCTGCAGCACCCGGAGGAGGACGCCGTCGTCGTGCTGCGCCACGCAGGCGGGGTCCGCGGCAAAAAGCTCCTCGATGCCGTCAGGAAAGGGGGCTGGCCGGTAGTAGAGTGCCAGCCGCTGAAGAAGGACGCGGACAAGGTCCAGTTCGTCACCGCGGAGTTCAAGGCGGCCGGACGCCGGATCAACCAGGACGCCGTGCAGGCCCTGGTGAATGCCGTGGGAGCAGACCTGTCAGAGCTCGCTGCCGCCTGCGCCCAGCTGATCGCCGACGCGGGAAGCACGGTCACCACTGACACCGTCGACAAGTATTACGGCGGACGGGTCGAAGCCACCGCGTTCAAGGTGGCCGACGCGGCCATGGCCGGAAATGCCCCCCTTGCACTGTCGACGCTGCGCCACGCCCTCGCCACCGGCGCTGACCCGGTACCGCTGGTGGCTGCACTCGCCTCGAAGCTGCGGACGGTCGCACGGGTGGCAGGCGCCTCCGGCCCGTCCGCGCAGATCGCTGCGGAATTGGGCATGCAGCCCTGGCTGGTGGAGCAGGCGCAGCGCGACGTACGGCGCTGGACCCCTGAAGGCCTGGTGCGGTCCATCCAGGC
- a CDS encoding ComEC/Rec2 family competence protein, protein MKSYWAQCLDRALRRLVESGHEREESDSGHVGPRRRTDLRLALPAVSVWAASVAGLWLPPPWLAAVCCALAAVGGLFLALTAKGGRRGSLRAAARASGPGWRLGVRGRSFRAALGVSLMLAAAAAAHSATTSSQRFEGPLAEAIVDGKSAVVIVEVAGNPRALAGPGGAAGRWSVPVWTREVTTGGILVRTRARLVVMGGQGWGGVVPGQTLRAAGKLRPADPGGQEAGNLAASTAPGKPSGGSLLEESARELRGRFVSASAFLEPDARGLLPGMVTGDTSALDEGLNNAMKAVGMTHLTAVSGANCSLVLGALLLLCRWFRLPRAPAAAVALGGLALFVVLVGPDASVLRAALMGAIGVASLAGGRSGRGLSFLCLAVLGLLLADPALGTSFGFLLSVLATLGIILIGRRIISWIPAAVPRWLAAAIAVPLSAQLLCGPVIVLLQPQFSTYSLAANVVASPLVAPVTLLGTAAVPLVVVLPWGAAALIAVAGTFSGGVAATARIAAQLPGSALPWPEGVPGMLSMVLLSVLSLAAVGAAARPLRLIRWVRTAHAGTVVFLELLEVRMHRFRGVRSLDPGHRRGRLGYCNKTSGRNCRWPLRKSGHPAPKRPTQPPGGT, encoded by the coding sequence GTGAAAAGTTATTGGGCGCAGTGCCTGGACCGCGCTCTCAGGCGGCTGGTTGAAAGCGGCCACGAGCGGGAGGAAAGTGACTCCGGCCATGTGGGACCGCGGCGCCGCACGGACCTCCGGCTTGCCCTCCCCGCAGTTTCGGTGTGGGCTGCCTCGGTGGCGGGGCTCTGGCTGCCGCCCCCGTGGCTGGCCGCCGTGTGCTGCGCGCTTGCGGCAGTTGGCGGCCTTTTCCTGGCCCTCACCGCGAAGGGAGGACGGAGGGGAAGCTTGCGTGCCGCCGCCCGCGCTTCGGGGCCGGGATGGAGGCTCGGTGTCCGGGGCCGAAGCTTTCGGGCAGCATTGGGCGTCTCCCTGATGCTGGCCGCCGCGGCGGCAGCCCATTCCGCGACAACCTCAAGCCAGCGGTTCGAGGGGCCGCTCGCTGAGGCCATCGTGGACGGAAAGTCGGCCGTCGTCATTGTCGAGGTAGCCGGAAACCCGCGGGCCCTGGCCGGACCCGGAGGGGCGGCGGGGAGGTGGTCGGTCCCGGTGTGGACGCGGGAAGTGACAACGGGTGGCATCCTGGTTCGCACCCGCGCCCGGCTCGTGGTGATGGGCGGGCAGGGGTGGGGCGGCGTGGTGCCGGGGCAGACGCTCCGGGCTGCCGGCAAGCTGCGGCCGGCAGACCCCGGAGGGCAGGAGGCGGGAAACCTGGCCGCTTCGACGGCTCCAGGCAAGCCCTCGGGTGGCTCACTGCTGGAAGAGTCAGCCAGGGAGCTCCGCGGCCGATTCGTTTCTGCCTCGGCTTTCCTCGAACCGGATGCCCGCGGGCTCCTCCCGGGGATGGTCACCGGTGACACCAGTGCGCTGGATGAGGGATTGAACAACGCCATGAAAGCGGTTGGCATGACGCACCTGACGGCAGTCAGCGGGGCAAACTGCAGCCTGGTGCTGGGGGCGTTGCTGCTGCTGTGCCGGTGGTTCCGGCTGCCGCGTGCCCCTGCCGCAGCTGTTGCCCTTGGCGGCCTGGCTCTTTTCGTGGTCCTGGTGGGGCCTGATGCCAGCGTTCTGCGCGCAGCGCTGATGGGAGCCATTGGCGTCGCCTCTCTGGCCGGTGGACGTTCAGGGCGCGGTCTGAGCTTCCTTTGCCTGGCTGTACTGGGGCTGCTGTTGGCGGATCCGGCTCTTGGCACGAGTTTTGGCTTCCTGCTTTCTGTCCTGGCCACACTGGGAATCATTCTTATAGGCCGGCGGATCATCAGCTGGATTCCCGCGGCGGTCCCACGGTGGCTCGCTGCCGCGATAGCGGTTCCGTTGTCCGCCCAGCTGCTTTGCGGGCCCGTCATCGTGCTCCTGCAACCCCAGTTTTCAACCTATTCCCTGGCGGCGAATGTCGTCGCCTCGCCCCTGGTGGCTCCCGTGACCCTGCTGGGAACAGCAGCGGTGCCCCTGGTGGTCGTCTTGCCATGGGGCGCCGCAGCGCTGATAGCCGTTGCCGGGACCTTCAGCGGGGGCGTCGCGGCTACGGCCAGGATCGCAGCCCAGCTGCCGGGGTCGGCGCTCCCATGGCCGGAAGGGGTGCCCGGGATGCTGTCCATGGTGCTGCTGTCGGTCCTGTCCCTGGCCGCCGTCGGGGCGGCGGCCAGGCCGCTCCGCCTCATCCGCTGGGTCCGGACGGCGCACGCAGGAACTGTCGTATTCCTGGAGTTGCTGGAGGTGCGCATGCATCGCTTCCGCGGTGTCCGCAGCTTGGACCCCGGGCACAGACGTGGCAGGCTGGGATACTGCAATAAAACCTCCGGAAGGAACTGCCGATGGCCGCTGCGCAAAAGCGGGCACCCCGCTCCCAAGCGTCCAACACAGCCTCCTGGCGGGACGTAA
- a CDS encoding helix-hairpin-helix domain-containing protein codes for MRARLQAALGEATAGVSEDDLGLGGFEYRGPAETGGAPGAVGPECTSSTAPTLRWRVGLRVALLLAALAAAACAWFWWQAAAAAPEVLPLAGVGSGTTAETQERGNTPHEAEADQPDAGPHHAESAPAALLVVHVAGAVAKPGVVRLQQGSRVEDAIAAAGGALPEADANQLNLALVMEDGQKIVVPLQGEPATAPPYAPGSGGSGADTTGTQGSGGSTAGEKVNLNTADVAMLDTLPKVGPVLAQRIVDWRKDHGPFKSVEELDAVDGVGPKLLEALLPFVTV; via the coding sequence GTGAGGGCAAGGCTGCAGGCCGCCCTGGGGGAGGCAACGGCAGGGGTTTCGGAGGACGACCTGGGCCTGGGCGGTTTCGAGTACCGGGGGCCTGCAGAAACAGGTGGGGCTCCAGGCGCCGTTGGTCCGGAATGCACGTCCAGTACTGCGCCTACGCTGCGTTGGCGGGTGGGGTTGCGCGTTGCCCTGCTGCTGGCTGCCCTCGCTGCCGCCGCCTGCGCCTGGTTCTGGTGGCAGGCAGCCGCTGCCGCACCGGAAGTCCTGCCGTTGGCAGGCGTTGGTTCCGGGACAACCGCCGAAACCCAGGAAAGGGGGAATACCCCACATGAGGCCGAAGCAGATCAACCGGATGCCGGGCCACACCACGCGGAGTCCGCCCCTGCGGCCCTGCTGGTGGTCCATGTGGCCGGTGCCGTGGCCAAACCAGGAGTAGTACGGCTTCAACAGGGAAGCCGCGTTGAGGACGCCATTGCCGCTGCGGGCGGAGCACTACCGGAGGCCGACGCCAACCAGCTCAACCTTGCACTCGTGATGGAGGACGGCCAGAAGATCGTCGTCCCGCTGCAGGGCGAGCCGGCTACCGCGCCGCCGTACGCCCCTGGCTCCGGCGGCAGCGGCGCGGACACTACCGGAACACAGGGGTCAGGAGGCAGCACTGCGGGCGAGAAGGTCAACCTCAACACCGCTGACGTTGCCATGCTGGACACGCTTCCCAAAGTCGGTCCGGTACTAGCCCAGCGGATCGTGGATTGGCGAAAAGACCATGGACCTTTCAAAAGCGTCGAAGAACTGGACGCGGTGGATGGCGTCGGGCCGAAGCTGCTCGAGGCCCTGCTGCCCTTTGTGACGGTCTAA
- a CDS encoding DegV family protein, giving the protein MPDSNAAAWPWVRARLSGLRPAARPGTQRPGGSPVARTAVVTDSAAALPADYVAGLPRDGILTVTPMPVMVGAEIYGEGEDDILETIAVALAAGTAVKTSRPSPGQFEQAYRAAELRGYEGIVSVHISGGLSGTADAARLAAARVGIPVDVVDTETVGMAQGMAVQAALEAASAGGDRSAVAAAAAAQAARTKVFFYVPTLEQLRRGGRIGAAASLLGTMLAIKPILAVDGGRIVPLEKVRSGARAVARLEEIVVAEAEAHPGDSVVLAVHHFGNPEEAESLAVRLEAALPQCPPAQISSLPAVLAAHAGLGVLAVIVGRSATVHGGVVPN; this is encoded by the coding sequence TTGCCCGACAGTAACGCCGCCGCCTGGCCTTGGGTCCGTGCCCGGCTGTCGGGCCTCCGTCCTGCGGCCCGGCCGGGAACACAGCGTCCGGGTGGCAGCCCTGTCGCCCGCACCGCCGTCGTCACGGACTCGGCTGCTGCCCTGCCGGCGGACTACGTTGCCGGACTGCCGCGGGACGGGATCCTGACGGTGACTCCGATGCCCGTCATGGTCGGCGCTGAAATCTACGGTGAGGGCGAAGACGACATCCTGGAGACCATCGCGGTGGCCCTGGCCGCGGGGACGGCGGTCAAGACGTCCAGGCCGTCGCCGGGGCAGTTCGAGCAGGCCTACCGGGCCGCTGAACTCCGGGGATACGAAGGGATCGTTTCGGTCCACATCTCGGGCGGACTTTCCGGCACCGCGGACGCTGCGCGCCTGGCTGCGGCCAGGGTGGGTATTCCCGTCGACGTGGTGGACACGGAAACCGTTGGCATGGCGCAGGGCATGGCTGTACAGGCAGCATTGGAAGCAGCGTCAGCCGGCGGTGACCGGTCCGCGGTGGCCGCTGCGGCAGCGGCCCAGGCAGCACGTACCAAGGTCTTCTTCTACGTGCCCACCCTTGAGCAGTTGCGCCGCGGCGGGCGGATCGGGGCGGCCGCGTCGCTCCTGGGGACCATGCTTGCCATCAAACCAATCCTGGCGGTCGACGGCGGCAGGATAGTTCCGCTGGAAAAAGTGCGATCAGGTGCCAGGGCTGTGGCCCGGCTTGAGGAAATTGTGGTGGCGGAAGCGGAGGCGCATCCCGGCGACTCCGTGGTCCTGGCCGTCCACCACTTCGGCAATCCTGAGGAAGCGGAGAGCCTGGCGGTGCGGCTGGAGGCGGCCCTTCCACAGTGCCCTCCGGCACAGATCAGCTCCCTTCCCGCGGTCCTGGCAGCGCACGCCGGCCTTGGGGTCCTTGCGGTGATCGTTGGCAGGTCGGCCACGGTTCACGGCGGTGTGGTCCCCAACTGA